A region of the Pseudomonas sp. TH06 genome:
TGACCAAGCGCGATGGCGACGACATGAAGCTCGCCGACAACCTGCCCGACCCTGACCACAACTATCCGCGCAACCCCAAGCGCCTGCCCAACAGTGCCCAGGATGTCGACGGTCAACTGGTCAAAGTCAATCTGCACCTGACCGATGAGCACAGCGCCGGTCTGTCGTACTCGCACTCGGAAAGCCAGCGCTGGACACCTTTTTCCTCCGCCTCTTACCCGAGCCCGCCGAGCGCGTTCAACATCCAGAAATACGGTTACGAAGGCGCGCTGAAACGGTTTCTGGCCAACCGCGAAACGCTCGACACCACCTGGTCCGGTTTCTACCAGTACCAGCCGCTGGACAACCGCTTGATCGACATGAAGTTGAGCTACTCGCAATCCGACACTGACCAGACCGACGAGCGTGACGCTACTGCGTTTTTCCAGCCGGCCTCCGGCGGTCGCAAAATGGACACGGCTTACCAGGATCGCGTCATCGAGCTGCGCAACATCAGCCTGTTCGAAACCGGCGCCTTGTCCCACGCGGTGACCACGGGCGCACAAATCCGCAAACACAGCCGTGACACGGACATGTGGATGCCGGGCGCCGCCTACGATGTGCCGAAGTACAACTTTGGCCACTTCCAACCGTATTTCATGCCCACGGGCAAGGTCGACACCAACAGTTTTTACCTGCAAGACGCGATCACCTTGGGCGATTTCACCCTGACGCCGTCGGTGCGTTACGACCACGTACGCAACCGTGGCGAAGCCAACGACGCGCCGTATTACAGCAGCCCGAATCCAGCCATGGGCCACGATTACAGCGACCGCACCTACACCGGTTGGTCGCCACGTTTGTCGGCATTCTGGAAGGTGACACCGGACACGGCGTTCTTCGTCGACTACAGCAAAACCTGGCGCGCTCCGGTGATCGACGAGCAGTACGAAGTCCAGGGTCTCGGCAACCGCACCGCGACCAGCGTCGACCTCGACCCGGAACGCATCACGGGCTGGCGCGCCGGTAACATCAGCCACTTCTCCAATGTGTTCACCGACAACGACAACGTGCAGATTCGCACCACGCTGTATCGCAACAAGATCGACGACGAGATCTTCAAGGCCACCGGGGTCGGCTGTCAGAATCAGGCGATCAAGGGCGGCACGATCGATTCGGACTGCAAAGGCTCGGGCCCGATGAGCAACTACCGCAACATCGGCAGCCTGACCATCAAGGGCTTCGAAGTCGAAAGTTTCTACGACTCGACCTACCTGTTTGGCTCGCTCTCCTACTCGTGGATGACCGGCAAGCACGAAGGTGCCTACACCAATCCATGGGGCCCGGACGTCTGGGCACGCGACATTCAGCCGGCCAAATGGGTGGCGGTCATGGGCGTGAAGATTCCGGGTTGGGATGCGCAAGTGGGCTGGCAGGGTGAGTTCGTGCGCCAGACCGATCGCTTGCCGAGCGATCGCTACAGCGGTGGCAAGAACACCTTGGGTGACGTGTACTACGACCAATACGCCAACGACCGCTACAACGTGCAGGGCCTGTTCGCCAACTGGAAACCGCAGCAGCCTTACCTCAAGGGCACCGAGGTCAACCTGACCATCGACAACCTGTTCAACGAAAGCTACCGCCCGGAGCTGAGCGGCGACCTGGCTTATAGCCAGGGGCGCAATGCCAAGGTGAGTGTGACTCGGTTTTTCTGAGCCAGAATTTTCGGTGTCTGCGCCGGCCCCATCGCGAGCAGGCTCAGTCCTACAGTCAGAATGCGTTCCCCTGTAGGAGTGAGCCTGCTCGCGATAGTGTCACCCCGGTCCGGGCTATTTCACCGCTGAACGCACCACTGATAATTCCGGCGCACTTACCCGCCGCTGACTCAGATACCGGGTACAACTCACCCGCAGGAACGAGGCAAAATTCACTACTTCCCCGCGATAATCCATCACCTCTTCATACAGCTTGGCGATCAACTGGTTGGTGGTCATGCCGTCAACCTCGGCGATCTCGCTGAGGATGTCCCAGAATTGATTTTCCAGACGCAACGTCGTCACCACGCCGCAGATGCGCAGCGAGCGCGAGCGTGACTCGTAGAGAATCGGGTCAGCCTTGACGTAGAGCTCGCACATCGGCGATTCCTCGTTACAGGGTGATTTGAGTGCCGAGCAAGCCGAGGAAACCGGCCAGCCAGTTCGGATGCGCCGGCCATGCCGGGGCGGTGGCCAGATTGCCTTGCACGTGGCCATCCGTCACCGGAATGTCGATGTACGTACCGCCCGCCAGTCGCACCTCAGGCGCGCAAGCCGGATAGGCGCTGCATTCGCGACCTTCGAGTACACCCGCCGCTGCCAGCAATTGCGCACCGTGGCAGACCGCAGCAATCGGTTTGCCGGCCTTGTCGAAGGCACACACAAGGTCGAGGACTTTTTCGTTGAGGCGCAGGTATTCCGGCGCACGACCGCCGGGGATCAGCAGGGCGTCGTAATCGGCCTCGCTGACTTTGTCGAAATCGAAGTTGAGGGCGAACAGGTGTCCGGGTTTTTCGCTGTAGGTCTGATCGCCTTCGAAGTCATGGATCGCGGTGCGCACGGTGTTGCCGGCTGCCTTGTCCGGGCACACGGCGTGGACGGTGTGACCGACCATTTGCAGGGCCTGGAACGGCACCATCACTTCGTAATCTTCGACGTAATCGCCGACCAGCATCAGGATTTTTTTCGCGGCCATGGGAAGGACTCCTCTGGAGAATGCTTGGGAGTATTCAAGGTAGACCTTATCCGCAGGGCGAGGTAATAACTGACTACTACACACTCTCTGTGGTGAGGGGATTTATCCCCGTTGGGCTGCGAAGCGGCCCCATGCGGTCTGTCATTGAAACCCTACATTCAGGATTTACGACTGCTGCGCAGCCGATCGGGGATGAATCCCCTCGCCACAAGGGATTACTCCAACTGTACGGATAAGTCTGTGCCTAGCTGTAACAGCCCGAACGCTGCGGTTTATGGCTTGATGAAGGTCATGCCCTGCCACCTTCAACTCTGGTCCCCCTCATGTCTTCGCGCGAAAACACCGGCATGGCCCTCGGCCTGCTCGGGGTTGTGATCTTCAGCCTCACCCTGCCCTTCACCCGCATCGTGGTGCAGGAACTGCACCCGTTGCTCAACGGTTTGGGGCGCGCGCTGTTCGCGGCGATTCCGGCGGCGTTGCTGCTGTTGTGGCGCCGCGAGAAGTGGCCGACCTGGAAGCAGGTCAAAGGCCTGAGCCTGGTGATCGCCGGGGTGATTCTCGGTTTCCCGGTATTGTCGGCGTGGGCCATGCAGACGTTGCCGGCGTCCCACGGAGCGCTGGTCAACGGCTTGCAACCCCTGTGCGTGGCGCTGTATGCCGCGTGGCTGTCTCACGAACGTCCGTCAAAAGCCTTTTGGGCCTGCGCCGCGCTGGGCAGCGCGCTGGTGCTCGGTTATGCGTTGTATACCGGTGCCGGGAGCATTCAGGCCGGGGACTTGCTGATGCTTGGCGCAATTGCCGTCGGTGGATTGGGCTACGCCGAAGGTGGCCGTTTGGCCAAGGAGATGGGCGGCTGGCAGGTGATCTGTTGGGCGCTGGTGCTGTCGACGCCGCTGTTGATCGGGCCGGTTTTGTACCTGGCGTTGCAGCATCAAGGGGCGGTGTCTGCGAAAACCTGGTGGGCGTTTGGCTATGTGGCGCTGTTCTCGCAGTTTTTGGGATTCTTCGCCTGGTACGCCGGGCTGGCCATGGGCGGGATTGCACGGGTCAGTCAGATCCAGTTGTTGCAGATTTTCTTCACCATCGCCTTTTCGGCGTTGTTCTTCGGCGAACATGTCGAGCCGATCACCTGGGTGTTTGCCTGCGGCGTGATCGCCACCGTCATGCTCGGTCGCAAGACCGCCGTGCGTCCCGCCCAACCCGCAACCGCATAACCGGATGAACACATATCCCTGTAGGAGCTGCGGCACGCTGCGATCTTTTGATTTTCAAGATCAAAAGATCGCAGCGTGCCGCAGCTCCTACAGGGAATGATTCAGGCCAGGTAACCGTCGGCGCGCAGCAGGGTTTCCAGGCAGTGTTCGCTGATGTTGTAGAACGCCTTCAACTCCTCGATCTTCACCAACAGCTGAGCCGGGTCTACCGGTTCGGCGCGTTTCACCGCGAGGATCATCTTATTCTTGTTGGTGTGTTCCAGTGAGATGAACTCGAACACCTTGGTCTCGTAACCACAGGCTTCGAGAAACAGCGCACGCAAACTGTCGGTGACCATTTCTGCCTGCTGACCGAGGTGCAAACCGTATTGCAGCATCGGTTTGAGCAGCGCCGGGCTCTGGATTTGCAGGCGGATCTGCTTGTGGCAGCACGGCGAGCACATGATGATCGACGCGCCCGAACGGATGCCGGTGTGGATCGCGTAGTCAGTGGCGATGTCGCAGGCATGCAGGGCGATCATTACGTCCAGCTCGCTCGGCGCCACGCTGCGCACGTCCCCGCACTTGAACACCAGGCCCGGATGATCGAGCTTTGCCGCTGCGGCGTTGCACAGGTTGACCATTTCTTCGCGCAGCTCGACGCCAGTGACTTCGCCCTCGGCCTTCAAGGTGTTGCGCAGGTAATCGTGAATCGCGAACGTCAGATAGCCCTTGCCCGAACCGAAATCCGCCACCCGCACCGGTTTATCCAGCGCCAGCGGCGACGTGGTCAGGGCATGGCTGAACACTTCGATGAACTTGTTGATTTGCTTCCACTTGCGCGACATGGCCGGGATCAGCTCGTGTTGCGCATTGGTCACGCCCAGATCCTTGAGGAACGGACGGCTCAACTCGAGAAAGCGGTTTTTCTCGCGGTTGTGCTCGGCGGAGGGTGCTTCGCGCAATTGCTGAGGTTTGCTCTTGAACAGCGAAGACTTGCCCTTTTTGCTGTATTCCAGCTGCGCTTCGTCCGTCAGCGCCAGCAAGTGCGCATTTTTGAACGAGGCTGGCAGCAGCGCGGCAATCGTCGCCACGCCTTCGCTCAGCGGCAGGTTCTTGGTGATGTCGCGGGTTTTGTAGCGATAGACGAACGACAGATTCGCCTGCGCCTTGACCGTCACCGGTTTGATGATGACCCGCTGCAGGTCCGCTTCTTCACCGACGTACTTGGCCAGCACCAGTTTGATGAAGCCGTTCTGTTCGAGGCTGGTTTGCAGCAGCTCGATGAACTGGGCGTGGTGATCTGGCGCCGATTGGGCGGATGGGGCGATGACGGACATGGAAAAGCGGCCTCGGGCGGGGCGAATCGGGAATGGCCGGTATTTTAGGGGGGATGGGGGTTGGGGACACGCTCTTATTTACCCAACGGCATAAATCCTGTGGCGAGGGGATTTATCCCCGCTCGGCTGCGCAGCAGTCGCTAAACCTGAACACTGGGTTTCACTGATACACCGCATGGGGCTGCTTCGCAGCCCAACGGGGATAAATCCCCTCGCCACAGGGAACTGCTGCGCCTGGGAAGATCAGGCCAGCACGATCAACCGATTCGGCAATTCATTCCTCACCTGCGTCACCGGCACATGCACTTTCAGCAGCTCGCCGCAGGCCTCGATGCAAGTAACAAACCCATCCAGCGTGCGCCCCTGCCGCACCTGCTCGGTAAACGCCGCAACAATCGCATCCCAGCTTTTGTTGTCCAGCCGCTTGGAAATCCCCTCGTCCACCAGAATCTCCACGTACCTTTCCGCCTCACAAACAAAAATCAGCATTCCCGTGCTGCCCACCGTGTGGTGCAGGTTTTGTTCGAGAAACTGCCGCCGCGCCAGGTTCGAGGCGCGCCAGTGGCGGACACGGCGTGGCACCAGATGCGTGGTGATTTTCGGCAGACGAAACAGCAGGCACAGCACAATGAACAACCCCCACTGCACCAGCAGCAAGCTGCGCAGGGTCAGCCATCCGGTCAGGTAATGCACGAAACCCGGCACCACCAACGCCAGCAGACTGGCCCATAGCAGCGGAATGTAGGCGTAGTCGTCGGCACGCGCCGCGAGCACCGTCACCAGTTCGGCGTCGGTGTCACGCTCGACCCGGGCGATGGCCTCGGCGACTTTGCGTTGTTCGTGTTCAGTCAGTAATGCCATGTCGAAAAGTGCCTGATCATTGTTGTTATGTACTCACCAGCCGCCGGACGAACCACCGCCGCCGAAACTGCCCCCGCCGCCGCTGAAGCCCCCGCCTCCACCGCCGCCGCCAAATCCACCACCGCCGAAGCCGCCCCCGCCACCGGAGCCGCCACGGCCGGCGGGAAGGATACCGAGCATCTGGCAGACAAACACGGTCAGGATGAACAACATCACCAAAAACACGAACAGCGCCGGATGACGTGAGACAAAATCGCTTTCGGGATCACCGCTGGATTCGTACACCGTCGACGGTTCATCCAGCGGATTACCGCCCAGCACCACCAGCATCGCCGCAACACCGTCGCTGATGCCCTTGCTGAAATTGCCGCTCTTGAAGGCAGGCGTGATGACTTGATGGATGATCACCGAGGTCTGCGCATCGGTCAGCCGATCCTCAAGACCGTAACCGACTTCGATACGCAATTTGCGCTCGTCACGGGCGACGATCAGCAATGCGCCGTTGTTCTTGTCCTTTTGGCCGATGCCCCAGTGACGCCCCAGTTGAACGCCGAAATCCTCAATGGTCGTGCCTTGCAGATCCGGCAGCGTGACCACCACCAACTGCTCGCCGGTCGCTTGCTCGTGAGCCTGCAACTGCTGGCTCAATTGCGCGCGCACCGATGGCTCGAGCATCTGTGCTTCGTCGACCACGCGCCCGCTCAGCGCCGGGAACGTCAACTCGGCCCGGGCGCTGACGGCGAACAGCCACAGCATCAGCACCAGGCCCATTTTCAATACACGCATGGGCAACCCCGGATCAGAATTTCACTTCCGGGGCCTTTTC
Encoded here:
- a CDS encoding TonB-dependent receptor, which codes for MFRVFSPYPLTCLRPTLLAACLAFSVQAHAESISLHLPAQSMATSLSQIAQQAKIQLLFDEAQLRNLKAPAIDGEFSAEAAIRQLLDNSQFGLIKVNQTYVVRPVESVTSSSDSIQLDALSVIGTGTEVDSSTVGRSTLTQADIDRHQPNNIPALLKTLPGVSMSGSMKPGGQKINVWGLGEAEDVPMTLDGASKSGFERYQQGTIFIEPELIKSIEVEKGPHSLFTGNGGFGATVHMETKDAPDLLQEGRNSGAMVKYGYASNDHQQTYTGAVFGRTDDGRADALVYLTKRDGDDMKLADNLPDPDHNYPRNPKRLPNSAQDVDGQLVKVNLHLTDEHSAGLSYSHSESQRWTPFSSASYPSPPSAFNIQKYGYEGALKRFLANRETLDTTWSGFYQYQPLDNRLIDMKLSYSQSDTDQTDERDATAFFQPASGGRKMDTAYQDRVIELRNISLFETGALSHAVTTGAQIRKHSRDTDMWMPGAAYDVPKYNFGHFQPYFMPTGKVDTNSFYLQDAITLGDFTLTPSVRYDHVRNRGEANDAPYYSSPNPAMGHDYSDRTYTGWSPRLSAFWKVTPDTAFFVDYSKTWRAPVIDEQYEVQGLGNRTATSVDLDPERITGWRAGNISHFSNVFTDNDNVQIRTTLYRNKIDDEIFKATGVGCQNQAIKGGTIDSDCKGSGPMSNYRNIGSLTIKGFEVESFYDSTYLFGSLSYSWMTGKHEGAYTNPWGPDVWARDIQPAKWVAVMGVKIPGWDAQVGWQGEFVRQTDRLPSDRYSGGKNTLGDVYYDQYANDRYNVQGLFANWKPQQPYLKGTEVNLTIDNLFNESYRPELSGDLAYSQGRNAKVSVTRFF
- a CDS encoding ribbon-helix-helix domain-containing protein, which encodes MCELYVKADPILYESRSRSLRICGVVTTLRLENQFWDILSEIAEVDGMTTNQLIAKLYEEVMDYRGEVVNFASFLRVSCTRYLSQRRVSAPELSVVRSAVK
- a CDS encoding DJ-1/PfpI family protein translates to MAAKKILMLVGDYVEDYEVMVPFQALQMVGHTVHAVCPDKAAGNTVRTAIHDFEGDQTYSEKPGHLFALNFDFDKVSEADYDALLIPGGRAPEYLRLNEKVLDLVCAFDKAGKPIAAVCHGAQLLAAAGVLEGRECSAYPACAPEVRLAGGTYIDIPVTDGHVQGNLATAPAWPAHPNWLAGFLGLLGTQITL
- a CDS encoding DMT family transporter — its product is MSSRENTGMALGLLGVVIFSLTLPFTRIVVQELHPLLNGLGRALFAAIPAALLLLWRREKWPTWKQVKGLSLVIAGVILGFPVLSAWAMQTLPASHGALVNGLQPLCVALYAAWLSHERPSKAFWACAALGSALVLGYALYTGAGSIQAGDLLMLGAIAVGGLGYAEGGRLAKEMGGWQVICWALVLSTPLLIGPVLYLALQHQGAVSAKTWWAFGYVALFSQFLGFFAWYAGLAMGGIARVSQIQLLQIFFTIAFSALFFGEHVEPITWVFACGVIATVMLGRKTAVRPAQPATA
- a CDS encoding SAM-dependent methyltransferase — protein: MSVIAPSAQSAPDHHAQFIELLQTSLEQNGFIKLVLAKYVGEEADLQRVIIKPVTVKAQANLSFVYRYKTRDITKNLPLSEGVATIAALLPASFKNAHLLALTDEAQLEYSKKGKSSLFKSKPQQLREAPSAEHNREKNRFLELSRPFLKDLGVTNAQHELIPAMSRKWKQINKFIEVFSHALTTSPLALDKPVRVADFGSGKGYLTFAIHDYLRNTLKAEGEVTGVELREEMVNLCNAAAAKLDHPGLVFKCGDVRSVAPSELDVMIALHACDIATDYAIHTGIRSGASIIMCSPCCHKQIRLQIQSPALLKPMLQYGLHLGQQAEMVTDSLRALFLEACGYETKVFEFISLEHTNKNKMILAVKRAEPVDPAQLLVKIEELKAFYNISEHCLETLLRADGYLA
- a CDS encoding TPM domain-containing protein, which encodes MRVLKMGLVLMLWLFAVSARAELTFPALSGRVVDEAQMLEPSVRAQLSQQLQAHEQATGEQLVVVTLPDLQGTTIEDFGVQLGRHWGIGQKDKNNGALLIVARDERKLRIEVGYGLEDRLTDAQTSVIIHQVITPAFKSGNFSKGISDGVAAMLVVLGGNPLDEPSTVYESSGDPESDFVSRHPALFVFLVMLFILTVFVCQMLGILPAGRGGSGGGGGFGGGGFGGGGGGGGFSGGGGSFGGGGSSGGW